Proteins encoded together in one Terriglobus saanensis SP1PR4 window:
- a CDS encoding dienelactone hydrolase family protein: MRRFLIGLFFVAATLQAQTHDHGGMLGTQMNSTNTKGMVVSFKSGGETVQAEMFVAMGKQRAATPVLLLIPEWWGLNDWVREQARTFAAAGYTAIAVDLYRGQVATDAETAHELMRGLPHDRALRDLDGALEFVHKTVGAGAKVGVVGWCMGGGYAIDFAVAQPNLQAVVVNYGALPTDKTTLAKIQAPVLGNFGALDKGITPAMVDEFTASMKELHKDVDVKEYPDTGHAFQNEDNKTGYNAADAMDARRRTMLFLNSQLKR, from the coding sequence ATGCGCCGTTTTTTGATTGGACTCTTCTTCGTTGCCGCTACCCTGCAAGCGCAGACCCACGACCACGGAGGCATGTTGGGGACGCAGATGAACTCAACCAACACAAAGGGCATGGTGGTGAGCTTCAAGAGTGGCGGCGAGACGGTGCAGGCCGAGATGTTTGTGGCTATGGGTAAGCAGCGGGCGGCCACGCCGGTGTTGCTGCTGATTCCGGAGTGGTGGGGCCTGAACGATTGGGTGCGTGAGCAGGCACGGACCTTCGCTGCTGCTGGCTACACTGCGATTGCGGTGGATCTGTATCGCGGTCAGGTCGCTACGGACGCGGAGACGGCGCATGAACTGATGCGCGGCCTGCCCCACGACCGCGCTCTGCGCGATCTGGATGGCGCCTTGGAGTTTGTCCACAAGACGGTAGGCGCTGGCGCTAAGGTCGGGGTCGTGGGCTGGTGCATGGGCGGCGGATACGCCATCGATTTCGCCGTGGCGCAGCCAAACCTGCAGGCCGTCGTTGTGAACTACGGAGCGCTTCCCACGGACAAGACGACCCTTGCCAAGATTCAGGCACCCGTTCTGGGGAACTTCGGCGCTCTGGATAAGGGCATCACGCCCGCGATGGTGGACGAGTTCACCGCTTCGATGAAAGAGCTGCACAAGGACGTCGATGTGAAGGAGTACCCGGACACAGGGCACGCCTTCCAGAACGAAGACAACAAGACCGGGTACAACGCTGCCGATGCGATGGATGCGAGGCGTCGGACGATGTTGTTTTTGAACAGCCAGTTGAAGCGATAG
- the lptE gene encoding LPS assembly lipoprotein LptE, whose amino-acid sequence MRSLLGLGLVLLTGCGYHTAGSATHIPAGISVLAIPTFKNRTHAYHTEVAFTSAVIHEMNTRTKYRIINSATAPSDATLEGTILTESVAPLTYDSSSGATSSYLITLTAKVVLTSSTGRVLYQNSKFSFRQQYQSTQDLSAFVQEDTPAVDRMARDFAQTLVSDILESL is encoded by the coding sequence ATGCGTTCACTGCTGGGGCTCGGATTGGTTCTGCTGACGGGCTGCGGATATCACACGGCAGGATCGGCGACACATATTCCCGCCGGCATCTCGGTATTGGCGATACCGACCTTCAAGAACAGAACCCATGCGTATCACACGGAAGTGGCTTTCACCTCCGCGGTGATTCACGAGATGAATACGCGCACGAAGTATCGGATCATCAACAGCGCGACCGCACCGAGCGACGCGACGCTGGAGGGTACGATCCTGACGGAGTCCGTTGCGCCTCTGACGTACGACTCCTCCAGTGGAGCGACCTCCAGCTACCTGATTACGCTGACGGCGAAGGTCGTGCTGACGTCCTCCACAGGGCGTGTGCTTTACCAGAACTCGAAGTTTTCCTTTCGGCAGCAGTACCAGTCGACGCAGGATCTTTCGGCCTTTGTGCAGGAAGATACTCCGGCAGTGGACCGGATGGCGCGAGACTTTGCGCAAACGCTGGTTTCAGACATACTGGAATCGCTCTAA
- a CDS encoding FtsX-like permease family protein: protein MVENAAYRDVREAMLPIAYLPMRSVDPSGVPQAYDGATFVLRTSVADPTALADTLRREISRLQPELRVSNIRTQTELIRAQTIRERLLAQLASFFAAVALLLAFIGLYGVLNYSVLQRERELGIRIAIGAGRFNIARLVTLRTFAMVLLGAMAGLALGVGASRYVATLLFGVKPTDLAVLLWPTVILLIAALLSSIPAVVRAARIDPAVMLKAE, encoded by the coding sequence ATGGTGGAGAACGCAGCTTATCGCGACGTGCGCGAAGCCATGCTCCCGATTGCCTATCTGCCCATGCGCTCCGTCGACCCCTCTGGTGTGCCCCAGGCCTACGATGGCGCGACCTTCGTCCTCCGAACCTCGGTCGCCGATCCCACAGCTCTTGCCGACACCCTCCGCAGGGAGATTTCTCGCCTGCAGCCCGAGCTTCGCGTGAGCAATATCCGCACCCAGACAGAGCTCATTCGCGCGCAGACGATTCGCGAACGTCTCCTCGCGCAGCTTGCTTCCTTCTTCGCCGCCGTCGCGCTTTTGCTCGCCTTCATCGGGCTCTACGGCGTCCTGAACTATTCCGTTCTCCAGCGAGAACGCGAGCTTGGTATCCGCATCGCCATTGGCGCGGGACGGTTCAACATCGCACGCCTCGTCACCTTGCGAACGTTTGCCATGGTCCTCCTCGGAGCCATGGCCGGTCTTGCGCTCGGTGTCGGCGCTTCGCGCTATGTGGCCACGCTCCTCTTCGGCGTAAAACCGACCGACCTGGCCGTCCTTCTCTGGCCCACAGTGATCCTTCTCATTGCAGCACTTCTCTCCTCCATTCCCGCCGTGGTCCGTGCGGCCAGAATCGATCCCGCCGTTATGCTGAAAGCGGAGTGA
- the holA gene encoding DNA polymerase III subunit delta, translating into MPPVRSFASSDRFLAEIASPALRPGYVLAGDELFLYERCRRGVLQTLVPDNLRDFCLHDLDLAETSIFEALDQAQTPSLMAPFQVFFFRNLKVLYTRGAKKDEFAAIDAYFRSPNPQALLIFVADHLRLPADLRKMDMQDKDRFERIRETLGDLCGVVELARVDEQDAVRWVTATCDEQNTKCDPDAARELVDALGADMMLVASELEKLLLYVSAPREQAGVEHAEARITLGDVETLVLAAKQRSLYELTDAISLHDRAAALGLLHGLLNASDGGEDSAIGHLYMLARTFRQMLIIAEKNVRDSRAIWQVLWQGFRMPPFAADDLIRQARRYKSRRELSRALRLIARADLELRNSPPDKRLVLERLVLELATEPRANVHGVETSQFALEI; encoded by the coding sequence ATGCCCCCTGTCCGCAGCTTCGCTTCGTCTGACCGCTTCCTCGCCGAGATCGCATCCCCCGCACTCCGGCCCGGATACGTTCTGGCGGGCGACGAGCTCTTTCTCTACGAGCGTTGCCGGCGCGGCGTCCTCCAGACCCTCGTTCCGGATAATCTTCGCGATTTCTGTCTGCACGATCTCGATCTCGCGGAAACCAGCATCTTCGAAGCCCTGGACCAGGCGCAGACGCCGTCCCTCATGGCTCCCTTCCAGGTCTTCTTCTTTCGCAATCTGAAGGTTCTTTACACGCGCGGCGCCAAAAAGGACGAGTTCGCCGCCATTGACGCCTACTTCCGTTCGCCGAACCCGCAGGCGCTTCTGATCTTCGTCGCCGACCACCTCCGCCTTCCCGCCGATCTCCGCAAGATGGACATGCAGGACAAGGACCGCTTCGAGCGCATCCGGGAGACCCTCGGTGACCTCTGCGGCGTGGTGGAGTTGGCCCGCGTCGACGAGCAGGACGCCGTCCGTTGGGTCACAGCCACCTGCGATGAGCAGAACACCAAATGCGATCCCGACGCCGCCCGCGAGCTCGTCGACGCCCTCGGCGCGGACATGATGCTGGTCGCCTCCGAGTTGGAAAAGCTCCTCCTTTATGTCTCCGCGCCGCGCGAACAGGCTGGTGTCGAACACGCGGAGGCGCGCATTACCCTCGGTGACGTGGAAACGCTCGTCCTTGCCGCCAAGCAGCGGTCGCTCTATGAGCTGACAGATGCTATCTCCCTGCACGACCGCGCCGCCGCCCTGGGGCTCCTGCACGGCCTGTTGAACGCCTCTGACGGCGGGGAGGACTCTGCCATCGGCCATCTGTATATGCTGGCCCGCACCTTCCGGCAGATGCTCATCATCGCGGAGAAGAACGTGCGCGACTCCCGCGCAATCTGGCAGGTCCTCTGGCAGGGGTTTCGCATGCCCCCTTTTGCCGCAGACGACCTCATCCGCCAAGCCCGCCGCTATAAGTCGCGCCGCGAACTCTCCCGCGCTCTCCGCCTGATCGCCCGGGCCGACCTGGAACTGCGTAATTCCCCTCCAGACAAGCGGCTCGTCTTAGAACGTCTCGTGCTGGAGTTGGCAACGGAGCCGCGAGCAAATGTTCATGGCGTCGAAACCTCCCAGTTCGCGCTCGAAATATAA
- a CDS encoding GGDEF domain-containing protein produces MSTFTELLPQVEQQIQDFVGSYFRRLRFPPLLEESYVASTARRRRKYVAWTGLCALLIFDLFLFGDSIFIPARFGEAVSVRLLVVTPSILLFLFAILHAKTRAVREASIGGIVLTICCATLYLGRGTEQLFQATVEPIFFLAFVLLNGVFRVDLRYGLVTSVLCLIAYGDGVASLTALSLGGMVLATAPVIAAAVLSLIGNFTFTRALRISYLQRLRSETQTALLDAANLDLQRVASRDALTGLNNRHTYDLRLQELFADTIANPRPISAIMVDIDHFKILNDTHGHLFGDRVIRRVATLVSEALRAETDFAARFGGEEFVVLLDDTNEEHALIVAERIRTLVEIAGSPAYDTDLRRSSRFVANRPPASLLTTVSCGVATVIPNKNDHPMDLIARADQALYRAKSEGRNRVCCHILSGVSVAVA; encoded by the coding sequence ATGTCTACCTTCACCGAGCTGCTTCCGCAGGTTGAACAACAGATCCAGGACTTCGTAGGTTCGTACTTTCGCCGCCTACGCTTCCCCCCGCTTCTGGAGGAAAGCTACGTCGCGTCTACTGCGAGGCGACGGCGGAAATACGTCGCCTGGACCGGCCTGTGCGCCCTCCTCATCTTCGACCTGTTTCTCTTTGGCGACTCAATCTTTATCCCGGCACGATTTGGTGAAGCCGTTTCGGTCCGCTTACTGGTTGTTACTCCCTCGATTCTTCTCTTTCTATTCGCCATTCTCCACGCCAAAACACGCGCCGTACGCGAGGCGTCCATCGGCGGTATTGTCCTGACGATTTGCTGCGCCACGCTCTATCTTGGCCGCGGCACCGAACAACTCTTCCAGGCGACGGTCGAACCGATCTTCTTTCTGGCCTTCGTTCTTCTGAACGGCGTCTTTCGTGTCGATCTGCGCTACGGATTGGTTACTTCGGTGCTATGTCTGATCGCGTACGGAGACGGAGTCGCCTCTCTCACCGCTCTGAGCTTAGGAGGTATGGTCCTCGCGACCGCTCCGGTCATCGCAGCAGCGGTTCTTTCGCTTATCGGCAACTTTACCTTTACTCGTGCTCTGCGCATCTCGTATCTGCAGCGCCTTCGCAGCGAAACCCAAACGGCCCTCCTCGACGCCGCCAATCTCGATCTCCAGCGCGTCGCATCCCGTGATGCACTCACCGGTCTGAACAATCGCCACACCTACGACCTACGCCTCCAGGAGCTCTTTGCCGATACGATCGCGAACCCACGCCCCATCTCAGCCATCATGGTGGACATCGACCACTTCAAGATCCTGAATGACACCCACGGACATCTCTTCGGCGACCGCGTCATCCGTCGCGTCGCGACCCTCGTCTCGGAGGCGCTTCGCGCAGAGACAGACTTCGCCGCCCGCTTCGGTGGAGAAGAATTTGTCGTGCTTCTGGATGACACCAATGAAGAGCACGCCCTGATTGTCGCGGAGAGAATCCGCACCCTAGTCGAGATCGCGGGCTCACCCGCATACGATACCGACTTACGGAGGTCTTCCCGCTTCGTAGCGAATCGCCCGCCTGCTTCTCTTCTAACGACCGTGAGCTGTGGCGTCGCCACTGTCATTCCGAATAAAAACGATCATCCTATGGACCTTATCGCCCGCGCCGATCAAGCCCTCTATCGTGCAAAGTCCGAAGGCAGAAATCGTGTCTGCTGCCATATTCTCTCGGGTGTTTCTGTAGCTGTCGCCTAG
- the ftsH gene encoding ATP-dependent zinc metalloprotease FtsH, whose amino-acid sequence MNSTVKTILMWVCMITCLVFVFQFVVKGSNTGHDSAISLSNLMDDADKGKVAEITVNGTEVTGKYRDSKEQFHTTIPANYPDMYKVLREKGVNITVKDQNNNAWFAILLQIAPFALILGIMIFFLRQMQSGGNKAMSFGKSRARLLSLQQKKVTFKDVAGVDEAKEELKEIIEFLRESAKFQRLGGRIPKGVLLVGPPGTGKTLLARAVAGEANVPFFSISGSDFVEMFVGVGASRVRDLFEQGKKNAPCIIFIDEIDAVGRHRGAGLGGGHDEREQTLNQLLVEMDGFESNDGVILVAATNRPDVLDPALLRPGRFDRRVMVGRPDVRGREEVLRVHAKKVPLSEDVNLNVLARGTPGFSGADLANMVNEAALAAARYNRKSVHMYDFEVAKDKVLMGAERKSMLLTDEEKKVTAYHEAGHALVAAIRDHADPLHKVTIIPRGMALGVTMQLPEDDRHTVTKDYLETQLAILMGGRCAEEIFLKKITTGAGNDIERATELSRRMVCEYGMSDLGPLTFGKKEGGEIFLGREITQHRDFSDDTAKQIDFAVRNFVDLGYKSAYSILDTHQDAMHRMAVALLERETIDAAEIKMIINGDELPPMKSALAHAEPNTADTQKVLKPEGGRAPGFGEGRPSPA is encoded by the coding sequence TTGAATTCGACCGTCAAGACAATATTGATGTGGGTTTGCATGATCACCTGCCTGGTCTTTGTATTCCAGTTTGTGGTGAAGGGCAGTAACACGGGACACGATAGCGCGATCAGCCTGTCTAACCTGATGGACGACGCCGACAAGGGTAAAGTTGCCGAAATTACGGTCAATGGAACTGAAGTTACGGGTAAATACCGTGACAGCAAGGAACAGTTCCATACGACAATTCCGGCCAACTATCCTGACATGTACAAGGTGCTGCGCGAAAAAGGCGTGAACATTACCGTCAAGGACCAGAACAACAACGCCTGGTTCGCCATTCTTCTGCAGATCGCACCGTTCGCCCTCATTCTGGGCATCATGATCTTCTTCCTCCGCCAGATGCAGTCGGGCGGAAACAAGGCCATGAGCTTCGGCAAATCGCGCGCACGTCTGCTCAGCCTGCAGCAGAAGAAGGTGACGTTCAAGGACGTCGCCGGCGTGGATGAAGCCAAGGAAGAACTGAAAGAGATCATCGAGTTTCTGCGCGAGAGCGCGAAGTTCCAGCGTCTCGGCGGCCGCATCCCCAAGGGTGTGCTGCTCGTCGGACCTCCGGGAACGGGTAAGACACTGCTGGCTCGCGCGGTTGCGGGCGAAGCAAATGTCCCGTTCTTCTCGATCTCCGGTTCGGACTTCGTGGAAATGTTTGTCGGCGTGGGCGCTTCGCGCGTACGCGATCTGTTCGAACAGGGTAAGAAGAACGCTCCCTGCATCATCTTCATCGACGAAATCGACGCTGTTGGACGGCACCGCGGTGCTGGCCTGGGCGGCGGGCACGATGAGCGCGAGCAGACGCTCAACCAGCTTCTCGTCGAGATGGACGGATTCGAGTCCAACGACGGCGTCATTCTCGTAGCCGCCACCAACCGTCCCGACGTTCTGGATCCAGCTCTTCTTCGTCCGGGCCGCTTTGATCGTCGCGTGATGGTAGGGCGTCCTGATGTGCGCGGCCGTGAAGAGGTTCTTCGCGTACACGCCAAGAAGGTTCCGCTCTCGGAAGACGTCAATCTGAACGTTCTGGCTCGTGGAACCCCAGGGTTCTCCGGCGCCGACCTTGCCAACATGGTGAACGAAGCTGCCCTGGCTGCCGCCCGCTATAACCGTAAGTCTGTCCACATGTACGACTTCGAAGTAGCCAAGGACAAGGTCCTGATGGGTGCTGAGCGGAAGAGCATGTTGCTGACCGACGAAGAGAAGAAGGTCACCGCGTATCACGAGGCCGGACACGCTCTGGTGGCCGCGATTCGCGACCACGCCGATCCTCTCCATAAGGTGACGATCATCCCGCGCGGCATGGCGCTTGGCGTTACGATGCAGCTTCCGGAAGACGATCGCCACACTGTGACCAAGGACTATCTCGAAACGCAGCTTGCCATCCTGATGGGCGGACGCTGCGCAGAAGAGATCTTCCTGAAGAAGATCACCACGGGTGCTGGCAATGACATCGAGCGTGCAACCGAACTCTCACGTCGCATGGTGTGCGAGTACGGTATGAGCGACCTTGGACCTCTGACCTTCGGCAAGAAGGAAGGCGGAGAGATTTTCCTGGGCCGCGAGATCACGCAGCATCGCGACTTCTCGGACGATACCGCCAAGCAGATCGACTTTGCCGTCCGCAACTTCGTAGACCTCGGTTACAAGTCGGCGTACAGCATCCTGGATACGCATCAGGACGCGATGCACCGTATGGCCGTGGCCCTGCTGGAGCGCGAGACGATCGACGCAGCCGAGATCAAGATGATCATCAACGGAGACGAGCTTCCTCCGATGAAGTCGGCCCTGGCACACGCCGAGCCGAATACCGCCGATACCCAGAAGGTACTGAAGCCCGAGGGTGGACGTGCTCCTGGCTTTGGCGAAGGTCGTCCCTCTCCCGCCTAG
- a CDS encoding helix-turn-helix domain-containing protein, translating into MNIGGTIRGFRLQKGMSQGDIEKRTGLLRCYLSRVENGHTVPSLETLKKIASALDLPLSQFFAEEGVVRDMSQQLSLSEDEIKFLTQVQRYSSNLSDGDRKLLLAMVRKFAQTATN; encoded by the coding sequence ATGAATATCGGTGGGACGATCCGCGGTTTTCGTCTGCAAAAAGGCATGTCGCAGGGCGATATTGAGAAGCGCACCGGCCTCTTGCGTTGCTACCTCTCCCGCGTTGAGAACGGCCACACGGTGCCCTCGCTGGAGACGCTGAAAAAGATTGCCTCGGCGCTGGACCTACCCTTGTCGCAGTTTTTTGCCGAAGAGGGCGTGGTACGGGATATGTCCCAGCAGCTCAGCTTGTCCGAGGATGAGATCAAGTTCCTGACGCAGGTGCAGCGGTACTCGTCGAATCTGTCCGATGGCGACCGGAAGTTGCTGCTGGCGATGGTGCGGAAGTTTGCGCAGACGGCTACGAATTAG
- a CDS encoding CocE/NonD family hydrolase yields the protein MSRLQRLVVFFAFVSLLCTPHSRAQAAAPAADFIPSHYAKYEYRIPMRDGVKLFTAVYVPQSGDFKDAGPYPFLMTRTPYSCGPYGEDKFATAFAGSSMELVESGYIFVCQDVRGRYQSEGTFTEMRPHIDDKKSPKDVDDASDMYDTVEFLLKHVENNNGRVGITGISYPGFFTSASIIDSHPAIKAASPQAPMTNLFIGADDSYHGGAFMLGANFGFYTGFTPQKNPMLPSAERNHFDFGTPDTYDYYLHAGNLADLNSLVVKDSKESLFSDQAFHNTYDSYWKARNLAPHMRNVHAAVMTVGGWFDAEDLTGPLVTFHAIDELNPGATNTVVIGPWTHGGWARTDGDHLGDVQFNAKTGEYFRKHIQFPFFEHYLKDKESKPLPKAYVFETGTNAWRSYDAWPPKPATKKMVYFHANGKLSFDAPTAKESKDEYVADPAHPVPFVGYVTDTVPQRYMADDQRFAATRPDVLVYQTEPLTEDLTVAGPISPKLRIASTGTDADFVVKLIDVYPADYPSPPIDPAMGKRIVSAPPVLMGNYQQLLRGEPFRAKFRTSWEHPTTLKPGEVTEINFNMPDIHHTFRRGHRIMVQVQSSWFPLTDRNPQTFTDIPHAKPEQFVKATQTIFHSASAPSGVELLVLP from the coding sequence ATGTCCCGTCTCCAGCGACTCGTCGTTTTTTTTGCCTTTGTCTCCCTCCTCTGCACTCCGCATAGCCGAGCACAGGCCGCCGCACCCGCTGCAGACTTCATCCCATCGCACTATGCCAAATATGAGTACCGTATTCCCATGCGCGACGGCGTCAAGCTTTTTACGGCGGTCTACGTACCGCAGTCAGGCGACTTCAAAGACGCAGGCCCCTATCCCTTCCTGATGACGCGGACGCCCTACTCCTGCGGTCCCTACGGCGAGGACAAGTTCGCCACCGCCTTTGCTGGCTCCAGTATGGAGCTCGTCGAATCCGGATACATCTTCGTCTGCCAGGATGTCCGCGGGCGCTATCAGTCCGAAGGCACCTTTACCGAGATGCGCCCGCACATCGACGACAAGAAATCTCCCAAGGACGTCGACGACGCCTCCGATATGTACGACACCGTCGAGTTCCTTCTGAAGCATGTGGAGAATAACAACGGACGCGTCGGCATCACCGGTATCTCCTATCCTGGCTTCTTCACCTCCGCTTCCATCATCGATTCGCATCCCGCCATCAAGGCCGCCAGTCCCCAGGCGCCGATGACGAACCTCTTTATTGGCGCGGACGATAGCTACCACGGCGGTGCTTTTATGCTTGGAGCCAACTTCGGCTTCTACACCGGCTTCACACCGCAGAAGAACCCCATGCTGCCATCCGCCGAACGCAATCACTTCGACTTCGGCACGCCGGATACCTACGACTACTATCTCCATGCTGGCAACCTGGCAGACCTGAACTCCCTCGTCGTCAAAGACAGCAAAGAGAGCCTCTTCAGCGATCAGGCCTTCCACAACACCTATGACAGCTACTGGAAGGCACGCAACCTTGCGCCCCACATGCGCAACGTCCACGCCGCCGTCATGACCGTCGGCGGCTGGTTCGACGCCGAAGACCTCACCGGTCCGCTCGTCACCTTCCACGCGATCGATGAACTGAACCCCGGAGCCACCAACACCGTCGTCATCGGTCCGTGGACGCACGGCGGCTGGGCGCGCACCGACGGAGACCATCTCGGCGATGTGCAGTTCAACGCCAAAACGGGAGAATACTTCCGCAAACACATCCAGTTCCCGTTCTTTGAGCATTACCTCAAGGACAAGGAATCGAAGCCGCTTCCCAAAGCCTATGTCTTCGAGACCGGCACCAACGCCTGGCGCAGCTACGACGCCTGGCCGCCCAAGCCTGCGACGAAGAAGATGGTCTACTTCCACGCCAACGGCAAACTCTCTTTCGACGCCCCGACCGCGAAGGAAAGCAAGGATGAGTACGTCGCCGATCCGGCCCATCCCGTCCCGTTCGTCGGTTACGTCACGGATACCGTTCCCCAGCGCTACATGGCAGACGACCAGCGCTTTGCCGCGACGCGCCCCGATGTCCTCGTCTACCAGACCGAACCGCTGACCGAAGACCTCACCGTAGCCGGGCCGATCTCGCCGAAGCTCCGCATCGCCTCCACCGGAACCGATGCGGACTTCGTCGTGAAGCTGATCGACGTCTACCCTGCCGACTACCCCAGCCCTCCGATTGACCCAGCCATGGGCAAACGCATCGTCTCCGCTCCGCCGGTCCTGATGGGCAACTACCAGCAGCTTCTCCGCGGCGAACCCTTCCGCGCCAAGTTCCGCACGAGCTGGGAGCATCCCACGACCCTCAAACCCGGCGAAGTGACCGAGATCAACTTCAACATGCCGGATATCCATCACACCTTCCGCCGTGGCCACCGCATCATGGTGCAGGTCCAAAGCAGCTGGTTCCCCCTGACCGACCGCAACCCGCAGACCTTCACGGACATCCCGCACGCCAAACCGGAGCAGTTCGTGAAGGCCACCCAGACAATCTTCCACTCCGCCTCGGCCCCCAGCGGCGTAGAACTCCTCGTTCTCCCGTAG
- a CDS encoding PadR family transcriptional regulator, with translation MKKPDALQGSLDLLVLKILSRRPNTHGYGIMAAVKEASDDLLRIEEGSLYPALHRMEEAGWIRAEWIKNDTGRRARIYQLTATGKKQLGVEESRWLTATSAINQVLRTV, from the coding sequence ATGAAAAAGCCAGACGCCCTACAGGGTTCCCTCGATCTCCTCGTCCTCAAGATCCTCTCTCGCCGCCCGAACACGCACGGCTACGGCATCATGGCTGCAGTCAAGGAAGCCTCCGACGATCTGCTCCGGATCGAAGAGGGCTCTCTCTATCCCGCGCTCCACCGCATGGAAGAGGCCGGATGGATCCGCGCCGAGTGGATCAAGAACGACACCGGCCGCCGCGCCCGTATCTACCAGCTCACCGCCACGGGTAAGAAGCAGCTTGGTGTCGAAGAGTCCCGCTGGCTCACCGCCACCTCCGCCATCAACCAGGTCCTAAGGACGGTTTAG